One segment of Allorhodopirellula heiligendammensis DNA contains the following:
- a CDS encoding DUF6745 domain-containing protein, which produces MSMTPKQAREHILAGETKAVRVDGSIDLSGTDVKSIVGSVACNDLNLSNTPIEKLSSKVKVRSRLELDNCKQLERLPAGLTCGSLSLRGCTFLDRLPERLSTWFLNASDCPRLSKWPEDATIRNGNVQLRNCVEIRNLPEWLGPLGQLDLAGCVNLHDVPEGLRVSGWIDIGGSSITSLPQSLQSAPLRWRSVPVTHEIAFEPDKITSKQVLAEKNAELRRVMIERMGYLRFSQEVDAKELDEDTDAGGKRQLLKIEMGDDEPLVGLACRCPSTDRQYFLRVPPTIETCHQAAAWMAGFDDPALYQPVIET; this is translated from the coding sequence ATGTCGATGACACCCAAACAAGCTCGCGAGCACATCCTTGCCGGTGAAACCAAAGCGGTTCGCGTCGACGGCAGCATCGACTTGAGTGGAACCGATGTGAAGTCGATCGTTGGATCGGTTGCCTGCAATGATTTGAACCTAAGCAATACCCCGATAGAGAAACTGTCATCAAAAGTCAAAGTGCGATCGCGTTTGGAGTTGGACAACTGCAAACAACTTGAGCGTTTGCCCGCCGGCCTGACTTGTGGCTCGCTCAGCCTGCGCGGTTGCACGTTTTTGGATCGGTTGCCGGAACGATTGAGCACGTGGTTTTTGAACGCCAGCGATTGTCCTCGCCTGTCGAAGTGGCCAGAGGACGCCACGATCCGCAATGGCAATGTGCAGTTGAGGAATTGTGTGGAGATCCGCAATCTTCCCGAGTGGCTAGGACCGCTCGGGCAGCTTGACTTGGCCGGATGCGTGAACTTGCACGACGTTCCTGAAGGGCTGCGAGTGTCGGGTTGGATTGATATTGGTGGTTCGAGCATCACTTCGCTACCTCAGTCACTTCAATCGGCTCCGCTGCGTTGGCGGAGTGTTCCGGTAACGCACGAAATTGCGTTCGAGCCGGACAAGATTACGTCCAAACAGGTCTTGGCGGAAAAGAATGCCGAGCTTCGTCGCGTCATGATTGAGCGGATGGGATACCTGCGTTTTTCACAGGAAGTGGACGCGAAGGAGTTGGATGAAGATACTGATGCTGGCGGAAAGCGACAGCTTTTGAAGATCGAAATGGGTGACGACGAGCCGTTGGTTGGATTGGCGTGCCGCTGTCCGTCCACGGATCGGCAATATTTCCTGCGTGTTCCACCCACCATCGAAACTTGTCATCAAGCCGCCGCGTGGATGGCTGGCTTTGACGATCCGGCTCTTTATCAGCCGGTGATCGAAACGTGA
- a CDS encoding indolepyruvate ferredoxin oxidoreductase subunit alpha — MAMVVTQPCIGCKDKACLPVCPVECFHEDDAMVYIDPDECIDCGACVPECPTEAIFYEDDVPDQWKGFIELNATKSAECPSAHE; from the coding sequence ATGGCGATGGTGGTGACTCAACCCTGCATTGGGTGCAAAGACAAAGCCTGCTTACCGGTTTGCCCCGTCGAATGTTTTCACGAAGACGACGCAATGGTTTACATCGACCCCGATGAATGCATCGACTGCGGAGCCTGCGTTCCCGAATGCCCGACCGAAGCGATCTTCTACGAAGACGACGTCCCGGACCAATGGAAAGGCTTCATCGAACTGAACGCCACCAAGTCCGCGGAATGTCCGTCGGCTCATGAGTGA
- a CDS encoding HAD family hydrolase yields the protein MNHIRAMVFDLDQTLFDRQLAFDRWTDSLNVSHRDRTRLRTLDQNGSGDRLELFAEYGSMKGETIDQRGFVRALVQFIELHRGLVASLQRLRERFHLAVLTNGGTETQHAKLRFLALDQVFSADRIFVSQQIGFSKPDRRAFDRVAAALDTPAHQCLYFGDRVDTDITAARKAGWMACHVRCPADLIVQVNSLGPNFDGVDPIKDSNAEGSLSRSTEGVAHPC from the coding sequence TTGAATCACATACGTGCTATGGTGTTTGACCTCGATCAGACGCTGTTTGATCGGCAGCTTGCCTTTGACCGCTGGACGGACAGCTTGAATGTTTCGCATCGCGACCGAACGCGATTGCGAACGCTGGATCAAAACGGGTCGGGGGATCGTCTTGAACTATTTGCCGAGTATGGGTCGATGAAGGGCGAGACGATTGACCAGCGCGGTTTCGTCAGAGCGCTCGTTCAATTCATCGAGCTTCATCGCGGGCTGGTTGCGAGTTTGCAGCGTTTGCGAGAGCGATTCCATCTGGCGGTGTTGACCAATGGTGGCACGGAGACTCAACATGCCAAGCTGCGATTCTTGGCACTCGACCAAGTCTTTTCAGCCGATCGCATTTTCGTGTCGCAGCAAATTGGTTTTTCAAAACCCGACCGACGGGCGTTTGATCGGGTCGCCGCCGCGTTGGATACGCCTGCCCATCAGTGTCTGTACTTTGGAGATCGAGTCGACACCGACATTACCGCGGCCCGCAAAGCCGGTTGGATGGCTTGTCATGTCCGTTGCCCGGCGGATTTGATCGTGCAGGTAAACAGTTTGGGACCAAACTTTGATGGAGTGGATCCAATTAAAGACTCCAATGCGGAAGGATCTTTATCAAGATCCACTGAGGGAGTCGCGCACCCATGCTGA
- a CDS encoding RNA ligase family protein — protein sequence MGASRGDFVKYPRTPHLFGSRGTSDDKHLGELESVGFLADESLIVEEKIDGTNVGIHFAGGELMLQCRGHLVTEGMHPQYDLFKQWTTVKRNVLEERLGEQFILYGEWMYARHSIHYRELRHYFFEFDIYDKDAGVFLTLERRMEFLDETGIETVPIVHRGTLKRSDLESLIQASAFGAEFDNPLTGRQDNLAEGLYLRIESETQVTGRAKFVRPEFVEKIKQSTHWQQQVMVPNELVDGVDIWK from the coding sequence ATGGGCGCTTCGCGGGGCGACTTTGTGAAATATCCGCGGACGCCGCATTTGTTTGGCTCTCGTGGGACGAGCGACGACAAACATCTGGGCGAGCTGGAATCGGTGGGGTTCCTTGCCGATGAATCGTTGATTGTTGAGGAGAAGATCGACGGGACGAATGTGGGGATCCACTTCGCCGGGGGGGAGTTGATGCTGCAGTGTCGTGGGCACCTGGTGACCGAGGGCATGCATCCGCAGTACGATCTGTTCAAGCAGTGGACGACAGTGAAACGGAACGTGCTGGAGGAACGGCTTGGCGAGCAGTTCATCCTGTACGGCGAATGGATGTACGCGAGGCATTCGATCCATTACCGCGAGCTTCGGCATTACTTCTTTGAGTTCGATATCTACGACAAGGATGCTGGCGTGTTCCTGACGCTGGAGCGGCGGATGGAGTTTCTCGATGAGACTGGGATTGAAACGGTTCCGATCGTGCATCGTGGGACGTTGAAGCGTTCGGATCTGGAGAGTTTGATTCAGGCGTCGGCGTTCGGTGCCGAGTTCGACAATCCGCTGACGGGGCGGCAGGATAATTTGGCTGAAGGATTGTACCTTCGCATTGAGAGCGAGACGCAGGTGACGGGGCGGGCCAAGTTTGTGCGGCCGGAGTTTGTTGAGAAAATCAAGCAAAGCACACACTGGCAACAGCAGGTGATGGTGCCGAATGAGTTGGTCGACGGCGTGGACATTTGGAAATGA
- a CDS encoding STM4012 family radical SAM protein, with translation MPTSSGKRERVSCGHRSQTLAAAIAEDQYAGYAYAYPHKTSYRELDPPVSLAEAWAAEDKSQLYLYLHLPFCEMRCGFCNLFTASQPADELVQQTLDAIARQSRIVAGAVQPQAIAQVAIGGGTPTYLNASELRRVFEIIRRDWPVDLGSVPFSVEVSPATVDADKLRLMVDFGVRRISMGVQSFVERDLSSLGRPQKNDQVDSAIDLIRRSGVEVFNLDLIYGNHDQTESDWLRTVQHALDYRPEEVFLYPLYVRELTGLGRTGRSPAENRRHLYGLGRDLLLQAGFRQISMRMFRRVDVDYSTQHCCQEDGMVGLGPGARSYTSALHSSSEYAVSGLGVRKIIANFNERSDEQFGRADYGVWLNEEEQSRRYLIRSLLQIDGLGRQAFIIQFGDDVRNLLPQVDELVEQGVAELTPDRLFLNEEGLTHSDVIGPWLYSHSVRQRMEQFHLR, from the coding sequence ATGCCGACTTCCAGTGGTAAGCGCGAGCGAGTTTCCTGCGGGCACCGGTCGCAGACTTTGGCGGCTGCGATCGCGGAGGATCAGTACGCCGGATATGCCTACGCGTATCCTCACAAGACATCCTATCGCGAGCTTGATCCGCCAGTTTCGCTTGCGGAAGCTTGGGCGGCGGAAGACAAATCGCAACTCTATTTGTATTTGCATTTGCCGTTCTGCGAAATGCGATGCGGCTTCTGCAACTTGTTCACGGCGTCACAGCCCGCCGACGAACTGGTCCAACAAACGCTCGACGCGATTGCTCGTCAATCACGGATTGTCGCAGGCGCGGTCCAGCCGCAGGCGATCGCCCAAGTCGCCATCGGCGGAGGGACACCGACGTATTTAAACGCGTCGGAACTGCGGCGTGTGTTTGAAATAATTCGGCGGGACTGGCCTGTTGATCTTGGAAGTGTTCCGTTTTCGGTCGAAGTCTCTCCAGCGACGGTCGATGCCGACAAGCTCCGTTTGATGGTCGATTTTGGCGTTCGTCGAATTAGCATGGGGGTGCAAAGTTTTGTCGAGCGCGACCTCAGTAGCTTGGGCCGACCACAAAAGAACGACCAAGTGGATTCCGCGATCGACTTGATACGCAGAAGCGGTGTCGAAGTTTTCAATTTGGATCTGATCTACGGAAATCACGATCAAACCGAATCGGACTGGTTACGGACCGTGCAACACGCACTCGACTACCGCCCCGAAGAGGTTTTCTTGTATCCGTTGTACGTTCGCGAATTGACGGGGCTCGGACGAACCGGACGCAGCCCGGCTGAAAATCGCCGACACTTGTACGGGCTGGGCCGCGACTTGCTGCTGCAAGCCGGTTTCCGACAAATTTCGATGCGCATGTTTCGCCGCGTCGATGTTGACTACTCCACCCAGCATTGTTGCCAGGAAGACGGCATGGTTGGGCTGGGGCCGGGTGCGAGGAGCTACACATCGGCACTGCACAGCAGCAGCGAGTATGCAGTCAGCGGTCTTGGCGTCCGAAAAATCATCGCCAATTTCAATGAGCGTAGTGACGAGCAATTCGGACGGGCCGACTACGGCGTCTGGCTCAATGAGGAGGAGCAATCGCGACGCTATCTGATCCGGTCGTTGCTGCAGATCGACGGCCTGGGCCGCCAAGCATTCATCATTCAGTTTGGTGACGACGTGCGGAATCTGTTGCCGCAGGTCGATGAACTGGTCGAACAAGGCGTCGCCGAGCTGACACCCGATCGACTGTTTTTGAATGAGGAAGGGCTAACGCATAGCGATGTCATCGGTCCATGGTTGTATTCACATTCGGTCCGCCAGCGCATGGAGCAGTTTCATTTGCGATGA
- a CDS encoding sigma-70 family RNA polymerase sigma factor: MKIPESLTDRPDGWLLREWKAGDERAAEVLFDRYAIRLVALVASRLNRSYQGSIDPNDVVQSAMGSFFDAARHSRIEVSRSISLWRLLATFARRKMARSIERQSAVKRGGDQVRHSLDSVQPQITSEHDLDQNDEANEFITTLKAELPADLFTIVKGILAGQTHRELAESLGIDERTVRRRLSRVRERLAPNVASTNETARAADSPPTLPRVNYNEFVLGKLIGSGGFGKVYRASMQSDGRTVAAVKFLRKAFWQNEAARRSFLSEINLASQIKHSGVIRYLGYGESPHGGPYVISDWIDGGSLQDATDATPKQINHWLQQLCDAIAAVHHAGLVHGDLTPSNILVDADDRITITDFGFSQASANSSSQVLGGTPGFAAPEQIDPAFGSIGPKTDIYAIGGLLHWLIFRRPPNFGTSLEESLASTLSSDDPEVLPSEAIPDALRNILAATLRKSPADRTATIDDILVMLGPSR; this comes from the coding sequence TTGAAAATCCCTGAATCGCTCACCGATCGGCCGGATGGTTGGTTGCTGCGCGAGTGGAAAGCAGGTGACGAGCGAGCCGCCGAAGTCCTGTTTGATCGCTACGCCATCCGTTTGGTTGCTTTGGTTGCCAGCCGCCTGAATCGCAGCTACCAAGGCTCGATTGATCCAAACGACGTCGTCCAATCGGCGATGGGCAGCTTTTTCGACGCCGCCAGGCACAGTCGCATTGAAGTCAGTCGCAGTATTTCGCTGTGGCGTCTGCTCGCGACCTTTGCTCGCCGAAAGATGGCCCGTTCGATTGAACGGCAATCAGCTGTCAAACGTGGCGGCGATCAGGTTCGACATTCACTCGACAGCGTCCAACCTCAGATCACCAGCGAGCACGACCTAGACCAGAACGACGAGGCAAATGAGTTCATAACGACATTGAAGGCCGAATTACCGGCCGATCTATTTACGATCGTCAAAGGAATCCTCGCCGGCCAAACGCATCGAGAGCTTGCCGAGTCGCTTGGCATCGACGAGCGAACCGTCCGTCGTCGCCTGTCGCGTGTTCGCGAACGACTGGCCCCAAACGTCGCCAGCACGAACGAAACCGCACGCGCGGCAGACAGTCCGCCGACGCTGCCCCGAGTGAATTACAACGAATTCGTGCTCGGCAAATTGATTGGCAGCGGTGGCTTCGGCAAGGTCTATCGGGCGAGCATGCAATCCGATGGCCGAACGGTCGCCGCCGTAAAATTTCTTCGCAAGGCGTTTTGGCAAAACGAAGCTGCCCGGAGATCGTTTCTGAGCGAGATCAACCTCGCCTCGCAAATCAAACATTCAGGCGTCATCCGCTACCTCGGCTACGGCGAATCACCGCACGGTGGCCCATACGTCATCAGCGATTGGATTGACGGAGGTTCATTGCAAGATGCTACCGACGCCACACCGAAACAGATCAACCATTGGCTCCAGCAACTCTGCGATGCCATCGCGGCCGTGCATCACGCCGGTCTGGTCCATGGCGATCTTACACCGAGCAACATTCTTGTCGACGCGGACGATCGAATCACAATCACCGACTTTGGTTTTTCACAAGCATCCGCGAATTCATCATCGCAAGTCCTGGGAGGAACTCCGGGCTTCGCTGCCCCCGAGCAAATCGACCCAGCGTTCGGTTCGATTGGCCCCAAGACGGACATCTACGCGATCGGCGGTCTCCTTCACTGGCTCATCTTCCGAAGGCCACCCAACTTTGGCACGAGTCTCGAAGAATCGCTGGCGTCAACGCTCTCGAGCGACGATCCAGAAGTCCTGCCAAGCGAAGCGATCCCCGACGCACTTCGCAACATTCTCGCAGCCACGCTTCGCAAATCGCCAGCAGACCGAACAGCAACCATCGACGACATCCTGGTGATGCTTGGTCCATCAAGATGA
- a CDS encoding STM4013/SEN3800 family hydrolase, with translation MLNHIGRSDILMMTLDTLRFDVAQSLFEQERLPNLSRYLPADGWQRRHSPATFTYAAHHAFFAGFLPTPIDPEPHQRLFASEFGGSDTTGPQTFVFPEATLPQSLSRLGYRTICVGGTGFFNPDNALGRVLPDLFDEAHWSESMSVVDQDSPAHQVDCAIESTERYPDKRVFCFINFSAIHQPNWFYACNERPHNDSPQKGRDTLISHGEALVVIDREIPRLLECFRRRGSLFALLFSDHGTAYGEEGYWGHRLAHRVVWEVPYADFQW, from the coding sequence ATGCTGAATCATATCGGACGCAGCGACATCCTGATGATGACGCTCGACACCCTGCGTTTTGACGTCGCTCAATCGCTGTTTGAGCAAGAACGATTGCCCAACTTGTCACGGTATTTGCCGGCCGACGGTTGGCAACGTCGGCACTCGCCCGCGACGTTCACCTATGCCGCTCATCACGCGTTCTTTGCTGGTTTCTTACCCACGCCAATTGATCCTGAGCCACACCAACGGTTGTTCGCTTCAGAATTCGGTGGCAGTGATACCACGGGACCGCAAACGTTTGTCTTTCCAGAAGCGACACTTCCTCAATCGCTTTCACGACTCGGCTACCGCACGATCTGCGTTGGCGGAACGGGGTTCTTCAACCCGGACAATGCACTCGGACGTGTATTGCCGGACCTGTTCGACGAAGCCCATTGGTCTGAATCCATGAGCGTTGTCGATCAAGATTCGCCAGCCCATCAAGTCGACTGTGCCATCGAATCCACCGAGAGATATCCAGATAAGCGGGTGTTCTGCTTCATCAATTTCTCAGCGATTCATCAACCGAACTGGTTTTACGCATGCAATGAACGGCCGCACAATGACTCGCCGCAAAAGGGACGTGATACGCTCATCAGTCATGGTGAAGCTTTGGTGGTGATCGACCGCGAGATCCCGAGGTTGCTGGAGTGTTTTCGGCGGCGAGGCAGTCTGTTTGCACTTCTCTTTTCAGATCATGGGACTGCCTACGGCGAAGAGGGTTACTGGGGACATCGACTCGCTCATCGTGTTGTTTGGGAGGTGCCTTATGCCGACTTCCAGTGGTAA
- a CDS encoding STM4014 family protein produces the protein MTILTTNANQHWVIADPTSQRFTDYCVAAESSGLPRPICVDWIDLIEHGTDILDDISVNARLRIDSFGQRGEVIAALIRHGAGTLVPRDGEIQSLDAQYAGLCRVLRAIADWSTRRTDVRLDQDPREVAVMFDKWASHHRVVPDRPNTILLPSEPRELNETLLPFVDECGGRVFVKPRYASSASGVGCYRVSGHRQQLIAPIEIVRDSEGVRLFNSLRVRSFTDARDIQDIFSVLIPQGMIAEAAVNKARVYGDRFDLRIVVVSGQADHVVVRQSPSPITNLHLGNRRGSLNSVRDVVGTRRLRDCQELALHAASQFPRTLYCGVDILVPRRGKPLVCEVNAFGDFLPNFVVGGKTVYQAIVQARPLPEEAAF, from the coding sequence ATGACGATCCTAACGACCAACGCAAACCAACATTGGGTCATCGCGGACCCGACCAGCCAGCGATTTACCGATTACTGCGTCGCAGCCGAATCTTCGGGCTTGCCACGACCGATTTGCGTCGACTGGATTGATTTGATTGAGCACGGCACCGATATTCTCGACGACATTTCGGTGAACGCTCGTTTGCGGATTGATTCGTTTGGACAGCGTGGTGAGGTGATCGCCGCCTTGATTCGTCACGGCGCGGGAACGCTAGTTCCACGTGACGGCGAGATTCAGTCGTTGGATGCGCAGTATGCCGGGCTGTGCCGAGTCTTGCGTGCCATCGCAGATTGGTCGACGCGTCGCACCGACGTGCGTCTCGATCAAGACCCACGGGAAGTCGCCGTCATGTTCGACAAGTGGGCGAGCCATCATCGCGTCGTGCCCGATCGACCAAATACGATCCTGTTGCCATCGGAACCGCGAGAACTGAATGAAACACTTCTGCCGTTCGTCGATGAGTGCGGAGGCCGCGTTTTTGTGAAGCCTCGTTACGCATCATCCGCGTCGGGCGTCGGTTGTTACCGAGTTAGCGGTCATCGCCAGCAACTGATAGCTCCCATCGAAATCGTGCGAGATTCCGAGGGAGTTCGCTTGTTCAACTCTCTGCGAGTGCGTTCGTTTACCGATGCGAGGGACATTCAAGACATTTTCAGCGTGCTGATTCCGCAAGGCATGATCGCCGAAGCCGCCGTCAACAAAGCTCGTGTCTATGGCGATCGGTTTGATTTGCGAATCGTTGTCGTGAGCGGCCAAGCGGATCATGTGGTGGTGCGACAAAGTCCCTCGCCAATCACCAATCTGCATCTTGGAAATCGACGTGGATCGCTGAACTCCGTTCGCGACGTAGTGGGTACGCGGCGGTTGCGTGATTGCCAAGAACTCGCGTTGCATGCGGCGAGCCAATTTCCAAGAACGCTGTATTGCGGCGTTGACATTTTGGTGCCTCGACGGGGCAAGCCGTTGGTGTGCGAAGTCAACGCGTTCGGTGACTTTTTGCCCAACTTCGTCGTAGGTGGCAAGACGGTTTACCAAGCGATCGTGCAAGCAAGACCGTTGCCAGAGGAGGCGGCATTTTGA
- a CDS encoding STM4015 family protein encodes MERRELIFMDSASNKFWNIELDGSSHTVTYGRSGTDGQTKTKSFADDEAAKKNFDKLVSAKLKKGYVDTGSASASTGDDGDGIPTLAFRSVVKQDDLYHNAKTFIGKRVADYDPDRKPAAGGKTVYRFRSEWDAPNCIPHLKQFLATDAATEAVGIIIGNWAGEDSDPNEVIKLLCDSSDQLESLKAIYLGDIISEENEMSWIHQADVSPLLEAFPNLELLRTRGGNDLAISKPKHAKLRGLICESGGLPAEVVRAIVRSDFPELEHLELWLGTEEYGGDSSVEDLQPILSGELFPKLKYLGLRNCEFADGIAAVIVNSPLVQRIETLDLSLGVMTDEGGRALLSLPTSGVLQHASLHYNYLTKEVTNLLSKLPINLDLSKPSHMDDDEEWRFVAVGE; translated from the coding sequence ATGGAACGACGCGAGTTGATTTTTATGGATTCGGCATCCAACAAATTTTGGAACATCGAACTGGATGGGAGTTCTCATACGGTCACCTACGGTCGGTCGGGCACGGATGGCCAAACGAAAACGAAATCGTTCGCTGATGACGAAGCCGCAAAAAAAAACTTCGATAAACTGGTCAGCGCGAAGCTAAAAAAGGGCTACGTCGATACCGGCAGCGCGTCCGCGTCAACGGGCGATGACGGCGATGGGATTCCAACGCTCGCCTTTCGATCCGTAGTCAAGCAAGACGATTTGTATCACAACGCCAAAACGTTCATCGGAAAACGAGTCGCTGACTACGATCCTGATAGAAAGCCTGCTGCTGGTGGCAAGACGGTTTACCGATTCCGCAGCGAATGGGATGCCCCGAACTGCATCCCGCACTTGAAGCAGTTTCTGGCGACCGACGCAGCGACGGAAGCGGTTGGTATCATCATCGGGAATTGGGCGGGGGAGGACAGTGACCCCAATGAAGTCATCAAGTTGTTGTGCGATAGCAGCGACCAGCTCGAAAGTTTGAAAGCGATCTATCTAGGCGACATCATTTCCGAAGAAAACGAAATGTCGTGGATCCATCAAGCCGACGTGTCGCCATTGCTGGAAGCGTTTCCGAACTTGGAACTGCTTCGAACGCGTGGCGGAAACGATCTGGCGATTAGCAAACCAAAGCACGCTAAGTTGCGCGGCCTCATTTGCGAGTCGGGTGGGTTGCCGGCTGAAGTTGTTCGTGCGATCGTTCGATCGGATTTCCCAGAGCTGGAGCACTTGGAGTTGTGGCTGGGGACCGAAGAGTACGGTGGCGACAGTTCGGTTGAGGATCTGCAACCGATTTTGAGCGGCGAGCTGTTTCCCAAGTTGAAATACCTTGGCTTGCGGAATTGTGAGTTCGCCGACGGCATCGCGGCCGTGATCGTCAACAGCCCGCTGGTGCAGCGAATCGAAACGCTCGATCTTTCGCTCGGTGTGATGACGGATGAAGGAGGCCGCGCGTTGCTGTCGTTGCCCACCAGCGGAGTGCTGCAACACGCCAGTCTGCACTACAACTATCTAACCAAAGAAGTCACGAATTTGTTGAGCAAACTGCCCATCAATTTGGATCTGTCGAAGCCTTCCCACATGGACGACGACGAAGAGTGGCGTTTCGTAGCGGTCGGTGAGTAG
- a CDS encoding AAA family ATPase produces MNWDELSRSSHEEVIAWAETQPWARAMAACSQDAQWHAEGDVWTHTKMVCYQLTRLDEWESLDDDDRRALLLTALFHDAAKPLTTILDPETGHVRSPNHAVKGEHLVRGVLRDLECPLDERECVCSLVRYHGRPAFVLEREDTAKEVVRLSWLSENRLLYLFALADTRGRDTASMSRPEDNLHCYRLLAEDNDCFDTRYPFATDHARLEYFRQAEPNLHYVPHDEFSCTVTMMCGLPGSGKDTWLAKHRPDLPVVSLDEIRTEMKVDPTDDQGRVIQAATERCRQHLRADTSFAFNATNILRQTRSRWNGLFSDYNARTELIYVEPPMRVLLKQNRDRARSVPESVIHKLAAKVEPPTWLEGHRIMTVSDSG; encoded by the coding sequence ATGAATTGGGACGAGCTATCACGATCGAGCCACGAAGAGGTCATCGCGTGGGCGGAAACGCAGCCTTGGGCGCGAGCGATGGCGGCTTGCTCGCAGGATGCCCAGTGGCACGCCGAGGGCGACGTGTGGACTCATACCAAGATGGTTTGCTATCAATTGACGCGGCTGGATGAATGGGAGTCGCTGGATGATGACGACCGGCGAGCGTTGCTATTGACCGCGTTGTTCCACGATGCGGCCAAACCGCTGACGACGATCTTGGATCCGGAGACCGGGCACGTGCGTTCGCCCAACCATGCGGTCAAGGGCGAGCACTTGGTGCGCGGCGTGCTGCGTGACTTGGAATGCCCGCTCGACGAACGGGAATGCGTATGTTCGCTGGTTCGCTATCACGGCCGGCCGGCGTTTGTACTCGAACGAGAGGACACGGCGAAGGAAGTCGTTCGGTTGTCGTGGTTGAGTGAGAACCGCTTGCTGTATTTGTTCGCGCTGGCCGACACTCGCGGCCGTGACACCGCTTCGATGAGCCGGCCGGAAGACAACCTGCACTGCTACCGCCTGCTTGCCGAGGATAACGATTGCTTCGACACTCGTTATCCGTTTGCGACCGACCATGCTCGGCTGGAATACTTCCGCCAAGCCGAACCCAACCTGCACTACGTCCCGCACGATGAATTCTCTTGCACCGTCACGATGATGTGTGGCTTGCCGGGTAGCGGCAAAGACACGTGGCTGGCCAAGCATCGGCCGGACTTGCCGGTCGTGTCGCTCGACGAAATCCGAACGGAGATGAAAGTCGATCCGACTGACGATCAAGGCCGAGTCATCCAAGCCGCTACCGAGCGATGCCGCCAACACCTCCGCGCCGACACCTCATTCGCCTTCAACGCCACCAACATCCTGCGCCAAACCCGTTCACGATGGAACGGACTATTCTCCGACTACAACGCTCGTACCGAGTTGATCTACGTCGAACCGCCGATGCGAGTGCTGTTGAAACAAAATCGCGACCGGGCCAGATCCGTCCCCGAAAGCGTCATTCACAAACTGGCGGCGAAGGTGGAACCGCCGACGTGGTTGGAGGGGCATCGCATAATGACCGTCAGCGACAGTGGTTGA
- a CDS encoding STM4011 family radical SAM protein — MNVTRILYRGSLSSCNYACGYCPFAKTTNTRAELDRDWQQLDRFVDWVEASQRPVGVLITPWGEAIIHRYCREAMIRLSWMDHVHRVVIQTNLSGHLDDLSEARVDRMAIWATFHPDETDLPRFLKRCQTLDDLGIRFSVGVVGFKEHFDAIANLRSRLGSDIYLWVNVPKSSNIQYSADDVHFLQSVDPYFRWNAHRWPSLGKPCQTGWSSFTVDGEGEARRCHFVDDVIGNIYQDNIWASLQRRDCPNATCGCHIGYVHRDDFELDRVYGGNLLERIPNHWPDVDSTMTHPPSPHGLPIFPHSGD; from the coding sequence ATGAACGTGACGCGAATTTTGTATCGAGGCTCGCTATCGAGCTGCAACTATGCGTGCGGGTATTGTCCGTTCGCCAAGACGACCAATACACGCGCGGAGCTGGACCGCGACTGGCAACAGCTCGATCGTTTTGTGGATTGGGTCGAGGCTAGCCAGCGGCCCGTCGGAGTCCTGATCACACCTTGGGGCGAAGCGATCATCCATCGGTACTGTCGTGAGGCGATGATTCGGCTGTCTTGGATGGATCACGTGCATCGAGTCGTCATTCAAACTAACTTGAGCGGTCACCTGGATGACCTTTCTGAAGCTCGCGTCGATCGCATGGCGATCTGGGCCACGTTTCATCCCGATGAAACCGACTTGCCGAGGTTCTTAAAACGATGTCAGACTTTGGACGATTTGGGAATTCGATTCAGTGTTGGCGTGGTGGGGTTCAAGGAACACTTTGACGCCATCGCGAATTTGAGAAGTCGTTTGGGATCGGACATCTATCTGTGGGTAAACGTGCCCAAGAGCAGCAACATTCAGTACAGCGCGGACGACGTTCATTTTCTGCAATCCGTCGATCCCTACTTTCGCTGGAATGCACATCGTTGGCCAAGTCTGGGAAAGCCTTGTCAAACCGGATGGTCATCGTTCACCGTGGATGGCGAGGGCGAAGCACGCCGATGCCATTTTGTTGACGATGTGATTGGAAACATCTATCAGGATAATATCTGGGCGTCACTCCAGCGGCGCGACTGCCCCAACGCCACCTGTGGCTGTCACATCGGGTACGTCCACCGCGACGACTTCGAGCTTGACCGGGTCTACGGAGGCAACCTTCTCGAGCGCATCCCAAATCATTGGCCCGATGTGGATTCCACGATGACTCACCCGCCATCGCCCCACGGACTTCCGATTTTTCCACATTCGGGCGATTGA